One stretch of Shewanella sp. Arc9-LZ DNA includes these proteins:
- the tatA gene encoding Sec-independent protein translocase subunit TatA — translation MGGISIWQLLIVALIVILLFGTKKLRSLGGDLGGAVKGFKNAMTPEDESKSLEDKDQTAATSQQAAEKQPETESKDKQA, via the coding sequence ATGGGCGGCATCAGTATTTGGCAGCTTCTAATCGTAGCGTTAATTGTCATTCTATTATTTGGGACTAAAAAATTGCGTTCTTTGGGCGGTGATTTAGGTGGAGCAGTAAAAGGCTTTAAAAACGCCATGACTCCAGAAGATGAAAGTAAATCACTAGAAGACAAAGACCAAACGGCAGCGACTTCGCAACAGGCTGCAGAAAAGCAACCTGAAACAGAATCTAAAGATAAACAGGCGTAA
- a CDS encoding thioredoxin family protein has product MHNNVRTLLATTALFFSAQMLPMAASANSGCAFEKDQQGFMATCSEEKQEVILTGVIQPQTLTTELPGYTEGFTNYQVDAQAIDVLKAIKEPTQIVVIIGTWCPDCHRETPHFMRIIEAAANPNIEVEYIGVDRSKQDPEGLAAKYAFSRIPTFIVKQQGNELGRIVERPQATLEADLVEILK; this is encoded by the coding sequence ATGCACAATAACGTTAGAACATTATTGGCCACCACGGCACTCTTTTTCAGTGCCCAAATGCTGCCTATGGCCGCATCTGCGAATTCAGGTTGCGCATTTGAAAAAGATCAACAAGGCTTTATGGCAACATGCAGCGAGGAGAAACAAGAAGTGATTTTAACTGGCGTAATCCAACCACAAACTCTAACGACTGAATTACCAGGCTATACAGAAGGGTTTACCAATTACCAAGTTGATGCGCAAGCAATCGATGTACTCAAAGCCATTAAAGAACCGACGCAAATAGTCGTGATTATTGGCACTTGGTGCCCTGACTGCCATCGCGAAACACCGCACTTTATGCGAATTATTGAAGCGGCAGCCAATCCCAACATTGAAGTTGAATACATTGGTGTCGACCGAAGCAAGCAGGACCCTGAAGGTTTAGCGGCAAAATATGCGTTCAGCCGCATTCCAACGTTTATCGTTAAACAGCAAGGCAATGAGCTAGGTCGTATCGTTGAACGCCCTCAAGCCACACTGGAAGCCGATTTAGTTGAGATTTTAAAATAG
- a CDS encoding TatD family hydrolase codes for MTQYIDIAVNLLSDRLKHDIDTIINDAAKHHVSPLIVIGSDLDESSDSISLCQQYPQQLYCTTGVHPHHASSWDQHSKARLTQLAKQDTVVAIGECGLDYNRDFSPRPVQRKAFAAQLELACELNMPVLMHCREAHSDFIAIVNEYRAHLPNALLHCFTGSKDELIECLAADLYIGITGWICDERRGQDLAQLVPLIPNHRIMAETDSPYLLPRSMRPKPKSSKNLPQYLPYIVEYMANLRQQSVQSLAQECYKNSCDFFQLPVHLNVNNNS; via the coding sequence ATGACTCAATACATCGACATTGCTGTTAATCTGCTTAGCGACAGGCTGAAGCACGATATTGACACTATTATCAATGACGCGGCGAAACATCATGTTTCGCCGTTAATTGTTATTGGCAGCGATCTCGATGAAAGCTCCGACTCAATATCTCTCTGCCAACAATACCCGCAACAACTATACTGCACGACAGGTGTACATCCGCATCATGCATCATCTTGGGATCAACATAGCAAAGCACGTTTAACTCAGCTGGCCAAACAAGACACCGTGGTAGCTATTGGTGAATGTGGGCTTGACTACAATCGTGACTTTTCACCACGCCCGGTACAAAGAAAGGCATTTGCAGCGCAATTAGAGCTAGCTTGCGAACTCAATATGCCAGTGCTGATGCATTGTCGTGAAGCTCATAGCGATTTTATCGCCATTGTAAATGAGTATCGAGCTCATCTCCCTAATGCCTTACTACACTGCTTTACTGGTAGTAAAGATGAGTTAATTGAATGCTTAGCCGCTGATTTATACATTGGCATTACTGGGTGGATTTGCGATGAACGTCGAGGGCAAGACCTTGCTCAATTAGTACCATTAATTCCTAATCATCGCATTATGGCAGAAACCGATAGTCCTTACTTATTACCTCGCAGTATGCGACCTAAACCTAAATCGAGTAAAAACTTACCCCAATACTTACCTTATATTGTCGAATACATGGCCAATTTACGCCAACAATCAGTACAATCATTAGCGCAAGAATGTTATAAAAACAGTTGTGACTTTTTCCAACTGCCAGTTCATCTAAACGTGAATAATAACTCATGA
- the ubiB gene encoding ubiquinone biosynthesis regulatory protein kinase UbiB: protein MTTASIRRGYHVIKTILHFGLDDLIPKHKKPWYFAIVRNSLFWIRNKHKTKSPAERLKLAMQDLGPVYIKLGQMLSTRRDLLDDEWAYQLAMLQDRVPPFDSALAREAIEAELGAPIATYFDDFNDTPLASASISQVHTATLKSNGKAVVLKVLRPNVEQQILADLQLMTQTANLLETLLGDGNRLRPAEVIEDYRTTILGELNLKLEALNAIKLRNNFLDSNSLYVPFVYEEHSYQRLMVMERIYGIPVSDTEALRAQGTNFKLLAERGVELFFTQVFRDNFFHADMHPGNIFISREHPDDPFYIGLDCGIMGTLTEVDKRYLAENFLAFFNRDYHRIAQLYIESGWVSEHTDIIAFEQAVKVVCEPMFNKPLDEISFGHVLLELFRTARHFDIVVQPQLVLLEKTLLYIEGLGRQLYPQLDLWQTAKPFLENWMSEQVGPKAMFNKVKSNAPFWADKLPEFPELIYDNLKLGRKLLGTQQQMLDKYLRYQQKSHKSNYLLITSAVLLICGTILFTQIATLWPAYTCIGAGILIWAIGWRSRPKNRKF from the coding sequence ATGACAACTGCAAGTATCAGGCGTGGTTACCATGTCATTAAAACCATTCTGCATTTTGGCTTAGATGACTTAATACCTAAACACAAAAAGCCCTGGTATTTCGCCATTGTGCGCAACAGCTTATTTTGGATCCGTAATAAGCATAAAACTAAATCGCCTGCAGAGCGCTTAAAATTAGCGATGCAAGATTTAGGGCCGGTATACATCAAATTAGGGCAAATGCTGTCGACTCGCCGTGATTTACTTGACGACGAATGGGCGTATCAGTTGGCCATGTTGCAAGACAGAGTGCCACCGTTTGATTCTGCTTTAGCACGAGAAGCCATTGAAGCTGAGCTTGGTGCTCCTATCGCAACCTATTTTGATGACTTTAATGACACGCCATTAGCCTCCGCCTCAATATCGCAAGTACACACCGCTACCTTAAAATCTAACGGTAAAGCCGTGGTGCTTAAAGTGCTGCGACCTAATGTTGAGCAGCAGATATTAGCTGACTTACAGTTAATGACTCAAACGGCTAACTTACTCGAAACCTTATTAGGTGACGGTAATCGTTTACGCCCAGCAGAAGTGATTGAAGATTACCGCACCACCATTTTAGGCGAGCTAAACTTAAAGCTAGAAGCGCTTAACGCCATCAAGCTGCGCAATAATTTTCTGGATTCTAATTCGCTGTATGTGCCTTTTGTTTACGAAGAACACAGTTATCAACGCCTTATGGTCATGGAACGCATTTACGGTATTCCAGTCTCTGACACCGAAGCGTTACGAGCTCAAGGTACCAACTTTAAACTGCTTGCTGAACGCGGTGTGGAATTGTTTTTCACCCAAGTGTTTCGCGACAATTTTTTCCACGCAGATATGCATCCAGGCAATATTTTTATCAGTCGTGAACATCCAGACGACCCATTTTATATCGGCCTAGACTGCGGCATTATGGGCACATTAACCGAAGTGGATAAACGTTACCTAGCAGAAAACTTTTTAGCCTTTTTTAATCGCGATTATCACCGTATTGCCCAGCTGTATATTGAGTCAGGTTGGGTATCTGAACACACAGATATTATTGCGTTTGAACAAGCTGTAAAAGTAGTTTGCGAACCCATGTTTAATAAACCATTGGATGAAATTTCATTCGGTCATGTTCTGTTAGAGCTGTTTAGAACTGCGCGTCATTTTGATATTGTGGTGCAGCCACAATTGGTGTTACTCGAAAAAACCTTACTGTATATTGAAGGTTTAGGCCGTCAGTTATATCCACAATTAGATTTATGGCAAACCGCCAAACCCTTCCTAGAAAATTGGATGTCAGAACAAGTTGGCCCTAAAGCCATGTTCAATAAAGTAAAATCAAATGCGCCATTTTGGGCCGATAAACTCCCTGAGTTTCCTGAATTGATTTACGACAATTTAAAACTAGGCCGTAAATTACTCGGCACTCAACAGCAAATGTTAGATAAGTACTTGCGCTACCAACAGAAATCGCACAAGAGTAATTATCTACTTATCACTTCGGCTGTATTATTGATCTGTGGCACAATTTTATTTACTCAAATAGCTACACTATGGCCTGCATATACCTGTATAGGTGCAGGTATATTGATTTGGGCAATAGGATGGCGATCTAGGCCAAAGAATCGTAAGTTTTAG
- a CDS encoding diguanylate cyclase, translating to MMPLITHQLQQQCKYHFRVLIGLFLLLISQNCWANTLSGVPLRLTSDSITKIELHDWVYANQSNDIETLSTLLQRPENSWKKLDTNQPYQIGIKNYWVSFSIFNPNDHLSRIIALDNPLLDSVKIYHLINGELVSTEIMGDSLPFKQRPLQSNIFLYPVNFEPGDTHTFYLKIDSKGSISLPLVLWSSNDLTRLTETKNLFNGMQIGLLLAICLFSLFIALASASYSYSYYSGYVLGLTLLTATIHGVSFRYLWPQWPIIQQYIFIIIIPLTLGFSLMFTEKVLQLKYHNLKMLRICRIMAVLCFGLTIIMPFINYSFALYVLAFVVLTISTILMAFSLIQAFSGQRNAPLYAIGRMGLMIGCIITGLIYLGLITLSISPQIPVMIGLTFEVITMAAVLALRYNDERKAKFEIQQQTLEQEQRLREIREEALRSEAGNSEKLEQMVQERTLELEMALRELNEVNQKLTEQNTIDSLTGVKNRSAFDRRLIAEGRISRRQQTPMSLLMIDIDKFKNINDQYGHLSGDYTIKMIANTLCEYIKRPTDLVSRFGGEEFAIILPSTDIEGALLVAEQIRQAISELTIAHNGYTIPLTVSIGVSETIIDSDEHPMLLLEQADKALYNAKRSGRNKVCYYPLETDEI from the coding sequence ATGATGCCCCTCATAACTCATCAGTTACAACAGCAATGTAAATATCACTTTAGGGTGTTAATTGGATTGTTTTTGCTGTTGATTAGCCAAAACTGTTGGGCTAATACACTCTCTGGAGTACCGCTTAGACTGACATCAGACTCCATAACAAAAATTGAATTACACGACTGGGTTTATGCCAATCAAAGTAATGATATTGAAACTCTAAGCACATTATTACAACGGCCAGAAAACAGCTGGAAAAAACTTGATACCAATCAACCATATCAAATAGGCATTAAAAACTATTGGGTGAGTTTTAGTATATTTAATCCCAACGACCATCTATCACGCATTATTGCCTTAGATAACCCATTACTCGACAGTGTTAAAATATACCACCTGATCAATGGGGAACTGGTCAGTACTGAAATAATGGGCGACTCCTTACCGTTTAAGCAACGACCATTACAAAGCAATATCTTTTTATACCCAGTTAATTTTGAACCTGGTGATACACATACTTTTTATTTAAAAATAGACAGCAAAGGTAGCATCAGTTTGCCATTAGTGTTGTGGTCATCAAACGACCTAACACGGCTAACCGAAACTAAGAATTTGTTTAATGGCATGCAAATAGGATTATTACTCGCTATTTGCTTGTTCAGTTTATTTATTGCCCTTGCGTCAGCATCTTATAGTTACAGTTATTACAGCGGCTATGTATTAGGGCTTACGTTACTCACGGCGACAATTCATGGCGTATCATTTCGCTATTTGTGGCCTCAATGGCCCATTATACAACAGTATATTTTCATTATTATTATCCCATTAACATTGGGTTTTTCATTGATGTTTACTGAAAAAGTATTGCAACTAAAATATCATAATCTAAAAATGCTGCGTATTTGTCGCATCATGGCAGTGCTCTGTTTTGGCTTAACGATCATCATGCCATTTATTAACTACAGTTTTGCGCTGTATGTTTTAGCATTTGTGGTGTTAACTATCAGCACAATCCTAATGGCTTTCTCATTAATCCAAGCTTTTAGCGGCCAACGCAATGCCCCTTTATATGCCATTGGCCGTATGGGCTTAATGATTGGGTGCATCATTACAGGGCTAATTTATCTCGGTCTAATCACCCTAAGCATATCGCCACAGATCCCCGTAATGATAGGACTCACTTTTGAAGTCATCACCATGGCGGCAGTGCTCGCCTTACGTTATAACGATGAACGAAAGGCTAAATTTGAGATCCAGCAACAGACATTAGAGCAAGAACAACGGCTGCGAGAAATCCGTGAAGAAGCACTGCGTAGTGAGGCTGGAAATAGTGAAAAACTTGAGCAAATGGTTCAAGAACGGACACTTGAATTAGAAATGGCCTTACGTGAACTCAATGAGGTGAATCAAAAGCTGACAGAACAAAACACCATAGACAGCCTTACTGGGGTGAAGAATCGTAGTGCTTTTGATCGTCGCCTCATTGCAGAAGGCCGTATTAGCCGACGCCAACAGACACCGATGTCTTTGTTAATGATTGATATCGATAAATTTAAAAATATCAATGACCAATATGGTCACCTTAGTGGCGACTACACCATAAAGATGATTGCAAATACATTATGTGAATACATTAAACGTCCAACGGATCTCGTATCACGTTTTGGTGGTGAAGAATTTGCTATTATATTACCGAGTACAGATATAGAAGGTGCTCTGCTAGTTGCGGAGCAAATTCGCCAAGCAATCAGCGAGCTTACCATTGCCCATAATGGTTACACGATACCCTTAACGGTCAGTATCGGTGTGAGTGAGACAATTATCGACAGTGATGAGCATCCAATGCTATTACTAGAACAAGCAGATAAAGCCCTGTATAATGCCAAACGCAGTGGCCGTAACAAAGTCTGCTATTACCCGCTCGAAACAGACGAGATCTAA
- the tatC gene encoding twin-arginine translocase subunit TatC — translation MSQQQPLISHLLELRNKLLKAIGSVLLVFITIVYWANDIYHYIALPLMRSLPETGSMIATDVAAPFFAPFKLTLVLAFFIAIPYVLYQVWSFVAPGLYKHEKRLVVPLLASSTLLFYLGIAFAYYIVFPVVFGFFTSVVPEGVQVATDISSYLSFILKLFFAFGLAFEIPVAVVLLCWAGVTTPDELRQKRPYIVVGAFVVGMVLTPPDIISQTMLAVPMLLLFEGGLIAARFYSKKVDEPENEEAEN, via the coding sequence ATGTCGCAACAGCAACCGCTTATTAGCCATTTGCTTGAATTACGTAACAAATTGCTTAAAGCCATTGGCAGCGTGTTATTGGTATTCATTACTATTGTGTATTGGGCTAACGATATTTATCACTACATAGCTCTGCCTTTAATGCGCTCGCTTCCAGAAACGGGCAGTATGATTGCAACCGACGTAGCCGCGCCTTTTTTTGCACCCTTTAAATTAACACTAGTATTAGCATTCTTCATCGCCATTCCCTATGTGCTTTATCAAGTATGGTCTTTTGTAGCGCCTGGGTTATATAAACATGAAAAACGCTTAGTTGTTCCCTTGTTAGCCAGCAGCACTCTGTTGTTTTATCTTGGAATAGCCTTTGCCTACTATATTGTTTTCCCAGTTGTATTTGGGTTTTTCACCAGTGTCGTTCCAGAAGGCGTGCAAGTTGCTACTGATATCAGCAGTTATTTGAGTTTTATTCTAAAATTATTTTTTGCCTTTGGTTTAGCTTTTGAAATACCTGTAGCAGTCGTTTTGCTTTGCTGGGCTGGTGTTACAACACCCGATGAGTTACGCCAAAAACGCCCTTATATTGTAGTAGGAGCTTTTGTTGTTGGCATGGTACTCACACCGCCCGATATTATCTCGCAGACTATGCTAGCCGTACCAATGCTGTTATTGTTTGAAGGTGGACTAATCGCCGCACGTTTCTACAGCAAAAAAGTAGATGAGCCAGAGAACGAAGAAGCTGAAAATTAA
- a CDS encoding SCP2 domain-containing protein, with product MTPNHFALLTCAAIETAFNQLPAQAKSDYARQKSLHGKVFCIQLSQLNWPIYLVFAKQIQVLSHYEGDVAVTVRADVSTLYQLTEGANLTELIKQDKLSLEGDIQLLQSLSHYLQNIHVDFAEPLSRYIGDAPTHKLVATAKQFNHDIKLVLQKTRSHISQLTTEEYRLAPHKIEWLHFRDNLDELVSQTERIEAKIAQIRDQITQ from the coding sequence ATGACCCCTAATCACTTTGCTTTGTTAACTTGTGCTGCCATTGAAACCGCCTTTAACCAACTGCCAGCACAGGCTAAAAGTGACTATGCTCGCCAAAAGTCATTGCACGGCAAAGTATTTTGTATCCAGCTGAGTCAGTTAAATTGGCCCATTTATTTGGTGTTTGCCAAACAAATTCAAGTACTCAGCCATTACGAAGGTGATGTAGCAGTAACCGTACGTGCTGATGTATCAACATTATATCAGCTGACTGAAGGCGCTAATTTAACTGAGCTTATCAAACAAGATAAACTCAGTTTGGAAGGCGATATTCAATTACTGCAATCGTTAAGCCATTATTTACAGAATATTCATGTTGATTTTGCCGAACCATTATCACGTTATATTGGTGATGCTCCGACGCATAAACTCGTTGCTACAGCAAAACAATTTAACCATGATATCAAGCTAGTCTTACAAAAAACTCGCTCACACATCAGCCAGTTAACCACTGAAGAATATCGCCTAGCGCCGCATAAAATCGAATGGCTACATTTTCGTGATAATCTGGACGAACTGGTGAGTCAAACCGAACGTATCGAAGCCAAAATAGCCCAAATAAGAGATCAAATAACGCAATGA
- the tatB gene encoding Sec-independent protein translocase protein TatB, which yields MFDGIGFMELLLIGILGLVVLGPERLPVAVRSLTGWIRALKRMANSVKDELEQELKIDQLHADLKKAESKGLANLSPELQESIDQLKKAAESVNRPYKVEDTSPVEPKKSADESPSVKEAKSSEVTSENSSNPKSNG from the coding sequence ATGTTTGACGGTATCGGCTTTATGGAGCTGCTGCTGATCGGTATTTTGGGGCTAGTAGTACTAGGCCCCGAAAGACTACCGGTTGCAGTACGTTCGTTAACAGGTTGGATCCGTGCGCTTAAGCGCATGGCTAACTCTGTCAAAGATGAACTTGAGCAAGAGCTTAAAATTGATCAGTTACATGCTGATTTAAAAAAAGCTGAAAGCAAAGGTTTAGCCAATTTGTCGCCAGAGTTACAAGAGTCGATTGATCAGCTGAAAAAAGCCGCTGAATCAGTGAATCGTCCTTATAAGGTTGAAGACACATCACCTGTCGAGCCAAAAAAATCAGCTGACGAGTCTCCTTCAGTCAAAGAAGCTAAGTCATCTGAAGTGACTAGCGAAAACAGTTCAAACCCTAAATCAAACGGATAA
- the rhlB gene encoding ATP-dependent RNA helicase RhlB — translation MSQTHLSTQKFADFPLKPEILAALNENGFEFCTPIQALSLPILLNAKDIAGQAQTGTGKTMAFLVATFNHLLNVAAPESRKATEPRAIIMAPTRELAIQIAKDAKLLAAHTGLKVGIVYGGESYETQRAVLDKGVDILIGTTGRIIDYVRQGVISLSHIQAVVLDEADRMFDLGFIKDIRFLFRRMPDAKSRLNMLFSATLSMKVQELAYDHMNDPEKVEIEPLEKTSKNIKEEIFYPSMEDKMRLLLSLIEEDWPDKAIVFSNTKHSCEKLWSYLEGDGHRVGLLTGDVPQKKRIRILEQFTSGDIDVLVATDVAARGLHISDVSHVYNYDLPDDCEDYVHRIGRTGRAGQKGISVSFACEEYALNLPEIETYINHSIPVSNYDKDALLDDIPPPARIHRKPPTSRTRDGGSKGAHRSGGNTSRPPRHRTRRP, via the coding sequence ATGAGCCAAACACATTTATCGACCCAGAAATTCGCCGACTTCCCTTTAAAGCCCGAAATACTCGCGGCATTGAACGAGAACGGCTTTGAGTTTTGCACGCCAATACAGGCGTTATCTTTACCTATTTTACTTAATGCAAAAGATATTGCCGGACAAGCCCAAACCGGCACCGGTAAAACTATGGCATTTTTAGTGGCCACATTTAACCACTTACTCAATGTTGCTGCACCTGAGAGTCGCAAAGCAACCGAACCCCGCGCTATTATTATGGCGCCAACGCGAGAATTAGCAATTCAGATTGCTAAAGATGCCAAGTTATTAGCGGCACATACAGGCTTGAAAGTTGGTATTGTTTACGGTGGCGAAAGCTATGAAACCCAACGCGCTGTATTAGACAAAGGCGTTGATATTCTGATTGGTACCACCGGACGTATTATTGATTATGTACGTCAGGGTGTCATTAGTCTAAGCCACATTCAAGCCGTTGTGCTTGATGAAGCCGACCGTATGTTTGATCTTGGTTTTATTAAAGACATTCGCTTTTTGTTCCGCAGAATGCCTGATGCTAAGTCACGTTTGAATATGTTGTTTTCTGCCACGCTTTCAATGAAAGTGCAGGAATTAGCATACGATCATATGAATGATCCTGAAAAAGTTGAAATCGAACCATTAGAAAAAACTTCTAAAAATATCAAAGAAGAAATTTTCTATCCGTCGATGGAAGACAAGATGCGTTTATTACTGAGTCTAATCGAAGAAGATTGGCCAGATAAAGCGATTGTGTTTTCGAACACAAAACACAGCTGTGAAAAGTTGTGGTCTTATTTAGAAGGTGATGGTCATCGTGTGGGTTTGTTAACCGGCGATGTTCCGCAAAAGAAGCGTATTCGCATTCTTGAGCAATTTACCTCAGGTGATATCGATGTTTTAGTGGCAACAGATGTGGCCGCTCGTGGGTTACATATTTCTGATGTGTCACATGTATATAACTATGATTTACCTGATGATTGTGAAGATTATGTGCATCGTATTGGCCGAACAGGTCGTGCGGGACAGAAAGGTATTTCAGTCAGTTTTGCTTGTGAAGAATATGCACTGAATTTACCTGAAATTGAAACTTATATTAATCATTCAATTCCAGTATCTAATTACGATAAAGATGCGTTACTAGATGATATTCCGCCTCCGGCGCGTATTCATCGTAAGCCTCCTACATCTCGGACTCGTGATGGTGGAAGTAAAGGTGCGCATCGTAGTGGTGGAAATACTTCGCGTCCGCCACGCCATAGGACTCGTAGACCATAG
- a CDS encoding exopolyphosphatase: MPLLTVSQPYAAITLGSNSFNMLVANSVGNKPIVIAKYKRKVRLAEGIGDDGMLSEPVMLRGLECLAMFADMLAQHHIDSANVAVFATATLRVIRNADEFHQRAMPILLHPIEVISGLREAELIYQGMVATTKGEGRRLVIDIGGASTEFIIGDGSQVLFKTSLPMGCVLFNQRFFSHAPLQSIDFEQAVDYVNMILAEHRPHLLNLGWQSVVGASGAVQSVVSVLQHRQRSEVITLKILYAFRDEILSQADARLSGINGLNAEQAPTFAAGVAILIALFESLSMSRLHLAGGALREGVLQLLADRIAAKVSL, from the coding sequence ATGCCATTGTTAACTGTATCTCAGCCGTATGCGGCGATAACATTAGGTTCTAACAGTTTCAATATGTTAGTGGCTAATTCGGTGGGTAATAAGCCGATTGTTATCGCTAAATATAAACGCAAAGTACGCCTTGCCGAAGGTATAGGTGATGACGGTATGTTGTCTGAACCTGTTATGCTGCGTGGTTTAGAATGCTTAGCCATGTTTGCCGACATGTTAGCGCAGCACCATATCGATAGCGCTAATGTGGCTGTATTTGCTACCGCTACTTTGCGTGTTATCCGTAATGCCGATGAATTTCACCAGCGAGCGATGCCAATATTGTTGCATCCAATCGAGGTCATTTCGGGATTGCGCGAAGCTGAACTGATTTATCAAGGTATGGTGGCCACCACTAAAGGTGAGGGACGCCGGTTAGTGATTGATATTGGCGGCGCTAGTACCGAGTTTATTATTGGTGACGGCAGTCAGGTGTTGTTTAAAACCAGTTTGCCAATGGGGTGCGTGCTATTTAATCAACGATTTTTTAGTCATGCGCCGCTTCAAAGCATCGATTTTGAACAGGCCGTAGATTACGTTAATATGATTTTGGCAGAACATCGTCCTCACTTACTCAATTTAGGGTGGCAAAGTGTTGTAGGGGCTTCTGGTGCGGTTCAATCAGTGGTATCGGTGTTACAGCATCGACAACGCTCGGAAGTGATTACCCTTAAGATTTTGTATGCTTTTCGTGATGAAATATTATCGCAAGCAGATGCCAGGCTTAGTGGTATTAACGGCTTAAATGCCGAACAAGCTCCCACATTTGCTGCGGGAGTTGCGATTTTAATCGCGTTGTTTGAAAGTCTATCAATGAGTCGTTTACATCTTGCTGGTGGCGCACTTCGCGAAGGCGTATTACAACTGTTAGCCGATCGCATAGCCGCTAAAGTCTCGTTGTAG
- the hemB gene encoding porphobilinogen synthase yields MNIITSAFPLRRMRRMRKHEFSRRLMSENTLTVNDLIYPMFVLEGFQRSEKIASMPGIERFSVDLLLKEAAELVELGIPLIALFPVTPADKKSLLAEESYNPDGLVQRAVRELKQAFPQLGIMTDVALDPYTTHGQDGIIDDTGYIMNDITTEILVKQALSHAAAGADIVAPSDMMDGRIGAIRQALEENGFVNTQIMAYSAKYSSSYYGPFRDAVGSASNLKGGNKHSYQMDPANSDEALHEVALDIQEGADMVMVKPGMPYLDIVRRVKTELAVPTFAYQVSGEYAMHMAAIQNGWLAEKAIVMESLLCFKRAGADGILTYFAKRAAQWLKEQNS; encoded by the coding sequence TTGAATATTATTACTAGTGCCTTTCCACTGCGCAGAATGCGCCGCATGCGTAAACATGAATTTAGCCGTCGTTTAATGTCTGAAAATACCTTAACAGTTAACGATCTCATTTATCCAATGTTTGTGTTAGAAGGTTTTCAACGCTCAGAAAAAATTGCTTCAATGCCAGGAATTGAACGATTTTCAGTTGATCTATTGTTAAAAGAAGCCGCTGAGCTGGTTGAGCTTGGCATTCCGCTTATTGCATTATTCCCCGTGACGCCAGCGGATAAAAAGAGTTTACTGGCAGAGGAATCTTACAATCCTGATGGATTAGTGCAGCGTGCCGTGCGTGAATTAAAGCAAGCATTCCCACAGCTTGGTATCATGACTGATGTAGCTTTAGATCCCTACACGACTCATGGTCAAGACGGTATTATCGATGACACTGGTTATATCATGAATGACATCACCACCGAGATCCTAGTCAAGCAGGCTTTATCTCATGCCGCTGCGGGGGCAGATATTGTCGCGCCATCAGACATGATGGACGGTCGTATAGGTGCAATTCGCCAAGCCCTTGAAGAAAATGGCTTTGTGAATACTCAGATCATGGCTTATTCCGCTAAGTATTCCTCAAGTTATTATGGTCCTTTTCGTGATGCTGTCGGATCGGCTAGTAATTTAAAAGGTGGCAATAAACACAGCTACCAAATGGATCCGGCCAATAGCGACGAAGCATTACACGAAGTGGCATTAGATATCCAAGAAGGTGCTGACATGGTCATGGTTAAACCAGGGATGCCTTATTTAGACATAGTACGCCGTGTCAAAACTGAATTAGCAGTGCCAACATTTGCTTACCAAGTCAGTGGTGAGTACGCCATGCACATGGCTGCTATTCAAAACGGTTGGTTAGCAGAAAAAGCCATTGTGATGGAATCATTACTTTGCTTTAAGCGCGCTGGCGCTGATGGTATTTTAACCTACTTTGCTAAACGTGCTGCTCAGTGGCTTAAAGAACAAAACTCATAA